A window of the Loxodonta africana isolate mLoxAfr1 chromosome 3, mLoxAfr1.hap2, whole genome shotgun sequence genome harbors these coding sequences:
- the LOC100671425 gene encoding olfactory receptor 5V1-like, translated as MILPCKFTNPFGTFSVHSHNGFFFFFHCFVAVKEFKMNNQTDVTKFIFLGFSNHPNLQELFFLIFLVIYLTALLGNTLIIAATRVSPVLQTPMYYFLSNLSFLDICYISTTIPVMLVNFFREKKTISYEGCLSQIFFLVTCAGTECVLLAAMAYDRYVAICHPLQYSVLMRVKVCVCLVIGSWLCGLVNSLTHTVLAATLTLCGPNQISHFFCDIPLLLKLSCSDTSINESVIHVTSAVIGLSPCLFTAVSYILIISAILRIPSAQGRSKAFSTCASHLTVVVVFYGMANFNYDRRNIGYSLDMDILVSVLFCVMTPMVNPIIYSLRNKDVKGALRKLLGGCTLSGNIAPR; from the coding sequence ATGATACTACCTTGCAAGTTTACAAACCCATTTGGAACATTCTCTGTACATTCCCAtaatggtttctttttcttttttcattgttttgtagCTGTGAAAGAGTTTAAAATGAACAATCAAACAGATGTCACCAAATTCATCTTCTTGGGGTTTTCCAACCACCCTAACCTACAGGAGTTGTTCTTCCTGATCTTCCTTGTCATTTACCTGACAGCTCTTCTGGGGAACACACTCATAATAGCTGCCACCAGGGTCAGTCCTGTCCTCCAAACGCCTatgtattattttctcagcaacCTCAGCTTCTTGGACATCTGCTACATATCCACCACCATCCCGGTCATGCTGGTTAACTTCTTCCGGGAGAAGAAGACCATCTCATACGAGGGCTGCCTTTCCCAGATCTTTTTCCTTGTGACCTGTGCCGGCACTGAATGTGTCTTATTAGCTGCAATGGCTTATGACCGCTATGTAGCCATCTGTCACCCTCTTCAATATTCAGTCCTCATGAGAGTGAAGGTCTGTGTGTGTTTGGTGATTGGATCCTGGCTATGTGGGCTAGTGaattctctgacacacacagtaCTGGCAGCCACACTCACTCTGTGTGGGCCCAACCAGATCAgccacttcttctgtgacatcCCACTACTCCTGAAGCTCTCCTGCTCAGACACTTCCATCAATGAGTCTGTGATCCATGTGACCAGTGCTGTCATTGGCTTAAGCCCCTGCTTGTTTACTGCAGTATCCTACATACTCATCATCTCTGCCATCCTGAGGATTCCCTCTGCTCAGGGCAGAAGCAAGGCCTTCTCTACCTGTGCTTCTCACCTCACTGTGGTGGTGGTCTTTTATGGAATGGCCAACTTCAACTATGACAGACGCAATATAGGCTACTCCCTGGACATGGACATCCTGGTCTCTGTGCTTTTCTGTGTTATGACCCCCATGGTGAACCCTATCATCTACAGCctcagaaacaaagatgtcaaagGAGCCCTGAGGAAACTACTTGGAGGGTGTACACTCTCTGGTAATATAGCACCTAGATAA
- the LOC100671139 gene encoding olfactory receptor 5J3-like, whose amino-acid sequence HCFVAVTPFEMKNQTYVTELIFLGFSNHPNLQGLFFLIFLVIYLTTVLGNTLIIMAIRVSPALQTPMYFFLSNLSFLDICYVSTTIPVMMMNFFREKKTISYEGCLSQIFFLVTCAGTEGVLLAAMAYDRYVAICQPLQYSVLMSVKVCLCLVIGSWLCGLVNSLTHTVLATTLTLCGPNQISHFLCDIPLLLKLSCSDTSINESVLHAASATIGLSPCLFTAVSYILIISAILRIPSAKGRSKAFSTCASHLTVVVVFFGMANFNYDKASVGYNLDMDILVSVFFCVMTPMLNPIIYGLRNKEVKGALKKLAAGHGFSTKISD is encoded by the coding sequence cattgttttgTAGCTGTGACACCATTTGAGATGAAAAATCAAACATATGTCACAGAATTAATATTCTTGGGATTTTCCAATCACCCCAATCTACAGGGGTTGTTCTTCCTGATCTTCCTGGTCATTTACCTGACAACTGTCCTGGGGAACACACTGATAATAATGGCCATCAGGGTCAGTCCTGCCCTCCAAActcctatgtattttttcctcagcaacctcagcttcttggatatctgCTATGTATCCACCACCATTCCAGTCATGATGATGAACTTCTTCCGGGAGAAGAAGACCATCTCATATGAAGGCTGCCTTTCCCAGATCTTTTTCCTTGTGACCTGTGCTGGGACTGAGGGTGTCTTATTAGCTGCTATGGCTTATGACCGCTATGTAGCCATCTGCCAACCTCTTCAATATTCAGTCCTCATGAGTGTGAAGGTCTGTTTGTGTTTGGTGATTGGATCCTGGCTGTGTGGGCTAGTGaattctctgacacacacagtgcTGGCAACCACGCTAACTCTGTGTGGGCCCAACCAGATCAGCCACTTCCTCTGTGACATCCCACTGCTGCTGAAGCTCTCCTGTTCAGACACCTCCATCAATGAGTCTGTGCTTCATGCTGCCAGTGCCACCATTGGCCTGAGCCCCTGCCTGTTTACTGCAGTGTCCTACATACTCATCATCTCTGCCATCCTGAGGATTCCCTCTGCTAAGGGTAGAAGCAAGGCCTTCTCTACCTGTGCTTCTCACCTCACTGTGGTGGTGGTCTTCTTTGGAATGGCCAACTTCAACTATGACAAAGCCAGTGTAGGCTACAACCTTGACATGGACATCCTGGTCTCTGTGTTCTTTTGTGTTATGACCCCCATGCTGAACCCCATCATCTACGGCCTGAGAAACAAGGAGGTCAAAGGGGCCCTAAAGAAGCTTGCTGCAGGACATGGATTCTCTACTAAGATCAGTGATTAG